The following are encoded together in the Flavihumibacter fluvii genome:
- a CDS encoding MaoC family dehydratase, which translates to MVIINSHAAFESYLGKEIGVSSWHKITQEQINNFADATLDHQWIHCDAERAKAESPFKTTIAHGYLTLSLVPFFWKQIVDVQDVKMEVNYGIEQLKFGQAVCVNNEVRCRVSLKSIINLRGVTKATLFIQLEIKDQPKLAFSGDVVFLYHFV; encoded by the coding sequence ATGGTAATCATCAATAGTCATGCGGCATTCGAGTCATATTTAGGGAAGGAAATCGGTGTATCATCCTGGCACAAAATAACACAGGAGCAGATCAACAATTTCGCCGATGCCACCCTCGACCATCAATGGATTCATTGTGATGCAGAAAGGGCCAAAGCAGAAAGCCCTTTTAAAACAACAATAGCGCATGGCTATCTAACGCTCTCCCTTGTGCCTTTTTTCTGGAAACAGATTGTGGATGTACAGGATGTTAAGATGGAGGTGAATTACGGCATTGAGCAGCTTAAGTTCGGGCAGGCCGTTTGTGTTAACAATGAGGTACGCTGCAGGGTATCACTTAAATCCATCATCAACCTGAGAGGTGTCACCAAGGCTACGCTCTTCATTCAACTGGAAATAAAAGACCAGCCAAAACTCGCATTCAGCGGCGACGTTGTGTTTCTCTACCATTTTGTGTAA
- a CDS encoding PQQ-dependent sugar dehydrogenase: protein MKTLKTIHAFILVFLVTSCSTKQKEFFTIESEGTKLKVETVTDSITIPFGMDFLPNGRLLVTDRAIGHMVVVNTATGEKELIQGVPPVVGQGDGGLLDILVHPDYKNNGWIYFSYSEGDTTSNTMVVERAKLDGLKLVQRERLFTALPYFKKPLHHGSRLVLKDGYLFIAMGEKTDLQDSAQTLGNHLGKVLRIFEDGRVPRDNPFVDTPDAKPEVWTYGHRNPNGLALNPATGDLWEHEHGPMGGDELNLIKPGLNYGWPVITYGLNYDSTKVGEGITEKEGMEQPVYYYKPSIAPSGMQFYSSDVIPMWKGNLFIGAMALKHLNRLVLENNKVIKEERLLTDKKWRVRSVKQGPDGFLYIGVDGGKILRIRPN, encoded by the coding sequence ATGAAAACTCTTAAAACCATTCATGCATTCATACTGGTCTTTCTTGTAACATCCTGCAGCACAAAACAGAAAGAGTTCTTTACCATAGAAAGTGAAGGCACCAAACTGAAAGTTGAAACGGTTACCGACAGCATCACTATTCCCTTTGGGATGGACTTCCTGCCCAACGGCCGTTTGCTGGTGACGGACAGGGCCATCGGACACATGGTGGTGGTAAATACTGCAACCGGTGAAAAAGAATTAATACAAGGCGTTCCCCCGGTAGTAGGCCAGGGTGATGGCGGCCTGCTTGACATCTTAGTTCATCCTGATTATAAAAATAACGGCTGGATCTATTTTTCTTACAGCGAGGGCGACACCACTTCCAATACCATGGTGGTGGAGCGCGCTAAATTAGACGGGCTGAAACTCGTTCAGCGGGAAAGATTATTCACGGCCCTGCCCTACTTTAAAAAACCCCTCCACCATGGCTCGCGACTCGTACTTAAAGATGGCTACCTGTTCATCGCCATGGGTGAAAAAACAGACCTGCAGGATTCCGCTCAAACCCTGGGTAACCATTTAGGCAAAGTCCTGCGCATCTTTGAAGATGGCCGCGTACCGAGGGATAACCCATTTGTGGATACTCCTGACGCCAAACCAGAAGTCTGGACATACGGGCATCGCAATCCGAATGGTTTAGCCCTCAACCCGGCTACAGGTGATTTATGGGAACATGAGCATGGCCCCATGGGTGGTGATGAACTCAACCTCATTAAACCAGGGTTGAATTACGGATGGCCTGTCATTACATACGGATTAAACTATGACAGTACAAAGGTTGGTGAAGGCATTACAGAAAAGGAAGGGATGGAGCAACCCGTTTATTATTACAAACCATCCATTGCACCCAGTGGTATGCAGTTCTATTCTTCTGATGTGATACCCATGTGGAAAGGCAATCTGTTCATTGGTGCCATGGCGCTGAAACACCTGAACCGGCTGGTCCTTGAAAACAATAAAGTCATAAAGGAAGAACGCTTACTCACCGATAAAAAATGGCGGGTGCGCTCAGTGAAACAAGGACCAGACGGCTTCCTGTATATAGGTGTTGATGGCGGAAAGATTCTACGGATCAGGCCCAATTAA